A portion of the Colius striatus isolate bColStr4 chromosome 1, bColStr4.1.hap1, whole genome shotgun sequence genome contains these proteins:
- the TSPAN8 gene encoding tetraspanin-8, producing MAGVSGCLKYSMFFFNFLFWVCGSVILGVSIWIRVSKNVQEELQIDSSLFAGVDLLIAVGSIIMVLGFLGCCGAIRESRCMLLLFFIGLLLIVILQITGGILGAVFRSQIETSLNRTLAESVNALQETAEETQVFRENFQKFEETNRCCGLVNGYEDWGNNFQTLINGKQVCACEENDASNDLCISHGGRSIYKTPCVEVISKYIEDHLLVIMGIAFGLAVIEILGLGFSMGLYCQIQRK from the exons ATGGCAGGTGTAAGTGGCTGCTTGAAGTATTCCATGTTCTTCTTCAACTTCCTATTTTGG GTCTGTGGTTCCGTTATTTTAGGAGTCTCTATATGGATACGTGTCAGCAAAAATGTTCAAGAG GAGTTGCAGATAGACAGCAGCCTGTTTGCAGGAGTTGATCTGCTGATAGCCGTGGGCTCCATCATTATGGTCCTTGGGTTCCTAGGGTGCTGTGGTGCCATAAGGGAGAGCCGGTGCATGCTGTTGTTG TTTTTTATTGGACTGCTGCTGATTGTGATCCTTCAGATCACAGGAGGCATTTTAGGAGCAGTGTTCAGATCTCAG ATTGAAACATCACTTAACAGGACTCTCGCTGAAAGTGTGAATGCATTGCaagaaactgcagaagaaaCTCAAGTGTTTCGAGAGAACTTCCAGAAGTTTGAGGAAACG aaCCGCTGTTGTGGTTTGGTGAATGGATATGAAGACTGGGGAAACAATTTTCAAACTCTCATTAATGGCAAACAAGTCTGTGCTTGTGAAGAAAATGATGCATCAAATGACCTCTGCATATCACATGGAGGGAGATCCATTTATAAAACG CCTTGTGTAGAAGTGATTTCCAAATACATTGAAGATCATCTGCTTGTAATTATGGGGATTGCCTTTGGACTGGCTGTTATAGAG attcttggtttggggttttctatGGGCCTCTACTGCCAGATccagagaaaatga